In Arachis hypogaea cultivar Tifrunner chromosome 2, arahy.Tifrunner.gnm2.J5K5, whole genome shotgun sequence, a genomic segment contains:
- the LOC112729015 gene encoding protein SIEVE ELEMENT OCCLUSION B-like, protein MSISSVPVSSAHLQQAKASLLVNPLALTDDQILERVYITHVHTAQRYDVDSIFNVTSSIIKRSTVAADTAVVKAGNLIEDNITVSTFNPPFQKLKRIVSKMMNTPHGEHYAHETTMWILEELKSYSWDGKAVLTLAAFSMEYGNFWHLAQVPTGDQLGRSLAQMNKVHSIERNRQARADYNILVKSVLLAVECITELERLSTKGYDSKDVPALSDALQEIPVVVYWTIITIVSCTTHIDFLMGDSEDGIEISNFGNKLSSILSKLKAHLTRSRKEIGELEDYWRRKRVLQTPTEIVEVLKVLIFHNEIQDPQVYEGLNRQRVSIEVFRQKHVLLFISGLDSIRDEIRLLQSIYVGLQEDPKDVKGYRKEDFKILWVPVVDDWNRLRQAEFENLKLDMQWYVVEYFLPLAGIKLIREDLNYKNKPIIPVLNPQGRVVNYNAMHMIFVWGIDAFPFRPSDDELLTQKWNWFWAEMKKVHPRLHDLIKGDSFIFIYGGADGNSKWMQDLTVAVEKMKMHEVIKKADAIIEYYPFGKEDPRIVPRFWIGIENLFASKILKKRRDPTAEEIKSLLCLKQDQLGWVLLSKGSNVKLLGPGEPMLATAAEFEIWKDKVLQKAGFDVAFREYYENKLRDSPAQCAHMQLANYPADILDPINCPDPMCGRTMEIESVRYKCCHGHSHKAEPTESGDVMIEKKYTS, encoded by the exons ATGTCGATATCGTCGGTACCAGTTTCCAGTGCGCACCTGCAGCAAGCCAAGGCTTCGCTATTGGTGAACCCATTGGCTTTGACCGATGATCAGATCCTCGAGAGAGTTTACATAACTCACGTCCACACCGCTCAAAGGTATGATGTGGATTCCATTTTCAACGTCACTTCAAGCATTATCAAGCGTTCCACGGTTGCCGCTGACACTGCTGTTGTTAAG GCTGGTAATCTGATAGAGGACAATATTACCGTGTCAACTTTCAATCCACCGTTCCAAAAGCTGAAGCGTATTGTTTCTAAG ATGATGAACACACCTCATGGAGAGCATTACGCACACGAAACAACAATGTGGATACTTGAAGAGCTGAAATCCTACAGCTGGGATGGAAAAGCGGTGTTAACACTAGCCGCATTTTCGATGGAATATGGGAACTTTTGGCACCTTGCGCAGGTTCCAACCGGGGACCAGCTCGGAAGGTCATTGGCTCAGATGAACAAAGTTCATAGCATCGAGAGGAACAGACAAGCCCGAGCCGACTATAACATTTTGGTCAAGAGCGTATTGTTAGCCGTTGAGTGTATCACTGAGTTGGAGAGGCTCTCTACCAAAGGTTATGACTCAAAGGATGTGCCCGCCTTGTCCGATGCCTTGCAAGAAATCCCTGTGGTTGTCTACTGGACAATCATCACCATTGTATCTTGTACTACTCATATTGATTTTCTCATGGGTGATTC GGAAGATGGAATTGAAATATCGAATTTCGGTAACAAGCTTTCCTCCATTCTTAGCAAATTAAAGGCGCATCTGACAAGAAGCAGAAAAGAAATAG GTGAACTAGAAGATTACTGGAGGCGTAAGAGGGTCCTTCAAACACCTACAGAAATTGTAGAGGTTTTGAAGGTTCTGATCTTCCACAATGAAATTCAGGACCCCCAAGTGTACGAGGGCTTGAATAGACAAAGG GTTAGCATCGAAGTGTTTAGGCAGAAGCATGTGTTATTGTTCATTTCAGGCCTAGACAGCATCAGAGATGAGATTCGGCTTCTACAATCTATATATGTTGGATTGCAAGAAGATCCTAAAGATGTCAAGGGATACAGGAAAGAGGATTTTAAGATATTGTGGGTGCCCGTGGTGGATGATTGGAACCGTCTTCGCCAGGCAGAGTTTGAGAACTTGAAACTTGACATGCAATGGTACGTGGTTGAGTACTTCCTGCCCTTGGCGGGAATCAAACTGATAAGAGAGGACTTGAACTACAAGAATAAGCCTATCATCCCTGTGTTGAACCCTCAAGGTAGGGTCGTCAACTACAATGCAATGCACATGATCTTTGTGTGGGGCATCGATGCCTTCCCTTTCAGGCCCTCCGATGATGAGCTACTTACACAGAAATGGAACTGGTTCTGGGCCGAGATGAAGAAAGTGCATCCAAGATTACACGACCTT ATTAAAGGAGACAGTTTCATCTTCATCTACGGAGGTGCCGACGGTAACAGCAAGTGGATGCAAGACTTAACAGTGGCAGTAGagaaaatgaaaatgcatgagGTTATCAAGAAGGCAGATGCCATAATAGAGTATTATCCATTTGGAAAAGAAGATCCTCGGATTGTTCCCCGCTTCTGGATTGGGATTGAGAACCTGTTCGCGAGCAAGATTCTGAAGAAGCGCAGAGATCCCACCGCTGAGGAGATAAAGAGCTTGCTCTGCCTTAAACAGGACCAGCTGGGATGGGTTCTACTAAGCAAAGGCTCAAATGTGAAGTTGCTAGGTCCCGGGGAACCCATGCTTGCCACTGCCGCCGAGTTTGAGATATGGAAAGACAAAGTGCTGCAGAAAGCAGGGTTTGACGTGGCTTTCAGAGAATACTACGAGAACAAGCTTCGGGATTCACCTGCCCAATGCGCTCACATGCAATTGGCTAATTATCCTGCCGATATTCTTGATCCCATAAACTGTCCAGACCCTATGTGTGGACGAACCATGGAGATAGAATCTGTTCGGTACAAGTGCTGCCATGGTCATTCTCATAAAGCCGAACCTACAGAGAGTGGTGATGTGATGATTGAGAAGAAGTACACTTCCTGA